Below is a genomic region from Acidimicrobiales bacterium.
GCGCAGTGCCGAGGGGGCGGGGGCGGGGGGAGTAATCTGCTGTCACGGGTCCGTCGATGTGTACAACCCCAAGGCCGTGCGCGCGTCGGCAGGATCGCTGTTCCACGTTCCGGTCGTCGCGGGAGGTGAACCCGCCGAGGTGCTCGGGCGCCTGGCGGAGTGGGGGCTGCGCCGGCTCGGGGCGGCGGCCCACGGCGGGCTGGACTACGCGGCGGAGGACCTCACCGCTCCCACCGCGCTGGTCCTCGGGAACGAGGCGGCGGGGCTGCCGTCGGGCATGGCGGGGCGCGGCCTCCTCGACGCCGAGGTCACCATCCCGATGAGCGGCCGTACGGAGTCGCTCAACGTCGGCATGGCGGCGGCCGTCCTGTGCTTCGAGGCGGCTCGCCAACGGCGGGGCGGCGGCCGCTGACATGTCGGCCTACGACGTCCTTCCCGATGCCGTCGTGTGCCTCGACGGCGACCGGCGCATCGTCGAGGCCAACGCCATGGCGAGCGCGCTCACCGGGTTCGCGGTGGGCGAGCTGGTGGGCAGGAGCTGCGACGTCCTGTCGCCGCGGGCCAAGGACGGGACCCCGCTGCTGGACGGCGCCTGGCACGCCTCCGCCCGGCTGCGCTCCGTGCGGCTGGTCCCCG
It encodes:
- a CDS encoding RNA methyltransferase translates to MVEGAKVLGEALDAGVRVEAVYAAPGAPVGLLGRAAAAGARVLDLAPGVIERVAGTVTPQPLLAVVHYVDVPLDRLRGADLVVVCVDVRDPGNLGTVLRSAEGAGAGGVICCHGSVDVYNPKAVRASAGSLFHVPVVAGGEPAEVLGRLAEWGLRRLGAAAHGGLDYAAEDLTAPTALVLGNEAAGLPSGMAGRGLLDAEVTIPMSGRTESLNVGMAAAVLCFEAARQRRGGGR